The following are from one region of the Salvelinus fontinalis isolate EN_2023a chromosome 5, ASM2944872v1, whole genome shotgun sequence genome:
- the LOC129855977 gene encoding ubiquitin carboxyl-terminal hydrolase 37-like isoform X2, with protein sequence MTLPRASSATRNMTLPRASSATRSMTLPRASSATRSMTLPRASSATRSMTLSRASSATRSMTLSRASSATRSMTLPRASSATRGPEETQGARGERGALVNMELLGLPNIGNTCFLNATLQCLLVLPSFSKEILHQEQLWSSSPFSNLLRCLSDVHRLSLPDSVANQASKADFMWKVKYSLSGYDLKYLEDTQQDAHELLVNMLCQLKEEGMILKTLGVNYSCPVSQLEFQLVSVRTCTSCGRESSTREDYNHLSLDFSPERTLLSSLALTFKGEKVEFTCEGCKGLHALMVEQFHTLPLVLVLHLKRFGGPGGLEKLEAPLLFPSELRLSTLCGDMVPHLHSASPQALTNQAPSIQGSIPQALASLVSSPPGEAKDGALCCSEAAASAVSEWLLPADWRSLSFGRLRKLRALH encoded by the exons ATGACTCTTCCCAGGGCCAGCTCAGCCACCAGAAACATGACTCTTCCGAGGGCCAGTTCAGCCACCAGAAGCATGACTCTTCCCAGGGCCAGCTCAGCCACCAGAAGCATGACTCTTCCCAGGGCCAGTTCAGCCACCAGAAGCATGACTCTTTCAAGGGCCAGCTCAGCCACCAGAAGCATGACTCTTTCCAGGGCCAGTTCAGCCACCAGAAGCATGACTCTTCCCAGGGCCAGCTCAGCAACCAGAGGGCCAGAAGAGACCCAGGGGGCCAGAGGAGAACGGGGGGCACTGGTCAACATGGAACTTCTTGG GTTGCCTAACATTGGCAACACTTGCTTCCTTAACGCCACCCTGCAGTGTCTCCTGGTCCTGCCGTCCTTCTCAAAGGAAATCCTGcaccaggaacaactctggagctcctcccccttctccaacCTGCTCAG GTGTCTGTCTGATGTGCACCGTTTGAGTCTACCTGACAGTGTGGCAAACCAGGCCTCAAAAGCAGACTTCATGTGGAAGGTCAAGTACTCCTTGTCGGGATACGATTTGAAGTATCTGGAGGACACGCAACAG GACGCACACGAGTTACTAGTGAACATGCTGTGCCAGCTGAAGGAGGAGGGCATGATACTGAAGACACTCGGGGTGAACTATTCCTGCCCTGTTTCTCAGCTGGAGTTCCAGCTTGTGTCGGTGCGCACATGTACCAG CTGTGGGCGCGAGTCGTCCACCAGAGAGGACTACAACCACCTCTCATTGGACTTCAGCCCTGAGCGCACCTTGCTGAGCAGCCTAGCACTCACTTTCAAA GGTGAAAAGGTTGAATTCACATGTGAGGGCTGTAAAGGTCTCCACGCCTTAATGGTGGAGCAGTTCCACACACTGCCTCT TGTGCTGGTTCTGCATCTGAAGAGGTTTGGAGGACCTGGGGGGTTGGAGAAGCTGGAGGCTCCTCTTTTGTTTCCTTCGGAGTTGAGGCTCTCCACCCTCTGTGGGGACATGGTGCCACACCTGCACAGTGCCAGCCCACAGGCCCTCACCAACCAGGCCCCCAGCATCCAGGGGTCCATCCCCCAGGCCCTCGCCAGCCTAGTCTCCAGCCCACCTGGAGAGGCCAAAGACGGGGCCCTCTGTTGTTCAG AAGCAGCAGCCAGTGCAGTCAGTGAATGGTTACTACCAGCTGACTGGCGTAGTCTCTCATTTGGGAGGCTCCGCAAACTCCG GGCACTACATTAG
- the LOC129855977 gene encoding ubiquitin carboxyl-terminal hydrolase 37-like isoform X1, translating into MTLPRASSATRNMTLPRASSATRSMTLPRASSATRSMTLPRASSATRSMTLSRASSATRSMTLSRASSATRSMTLPRASSATRGPEETQGARGERGALVNMELLGLPNIGNTCFLNATLQCLLVLPSFSKEILHQEQLWSSSPFSNLLRCLSDVHRLSLPDSVANQASKADFMWKVKYSLSGYDLKYLEDTQQDAHELLVNMLCQLKEEGMILKTLGVNYSCPVSQLEFQLVSVRTCTSCGRESSTREDYNHLSLDFSPERTLLSSLALTFKGEKVEFTCEGCKGLHALMVEQFHTLPLVLVLHLKRFGGPGGLEKLEAPLLFPSELRLSTLCGDMVPHLHSASPQALTNQAPSIQGSIPQALASLVSSPPGEAKDGALCCSEAAASAVSEWLLPADWRSLSFGRLRKLRAREREAPAHRA; encoded by the exons ATGACTCTTCCCAGGGCCAGCTCAGCCACCAGAAACATGACTCTTCCGAGGGCCAGTTCAGCCACCAGAAGCATGACTCTTCCCAGGGCCAGCTCAGCCACCAGAAGCATGACTCTTCCCAGGGCCAGTTCAGCCACCAGAAGCATGACTCTTTCAAGGGCCAGCTCAGCCACCAGAAGCATGACTCTTTCCAGGGCCAGTTCAGCCACCAGAAGCATGACTCTTCCCAGGGCCAGCTCAGCAACCAGAGGGCCAGAAGAGACCCAGGGGGCCAGAGGAGAACGGGGGGCACTGGTCAACATGGAACTTCTTGG GTTGCCTAACATTGGCAACACTTGCTTCCTTAACGCCACCCTGCAGTGTCTCCTGGTCCTGCCGTCCTTCTCAAAGGAAATCCTGcaccaggaacaactctggagctcctcccccttctccaacCTGCTCAG GTGTCTGTCTGATGTGCACCGTTTGAGTCTACCTGACAGTGTGGCAAACCAGGCCTCAAAAGCAGACTTCATGTGGAAGGTCAAGTACTCCTTGTCGGGATACGATTTGAAGTATCTGGAGGACACGCAACAG GACGCACACGAGTTACTAGTGAACATGCTGTGCCAGCTGAAGGAGGAGGGCATGATACTGAAGACACTCGGGGTGAACTATTCCTGCCCTGTTTCTCAGCTGGAGTTCCAGCTTGTGTCGGTGCGCACATGTACCAG CTGTGGGCGCGAGTCGTCCACCAGAGAGGACTACAACCACCTCTCATTGGACTTCAGCCCTGAGCGCACCTTGCTGAGCAGCCTAGCACTCACTTTCAAA GGTGAAAAGGTTGAATTCACATGTGAGGGCTGTAAAGGTCTCCACGCCTTAATGGTGGAGCAGTTCCACACACTGCCTCT TGTGCTGGTTCTGCATCTGAAGAGGTTTGGAGGACCTGGGGGGTTGGAGAAGCTGGAGGCTCCTCTTTTGTTTCCTTCGGAGTTGAGGCTCTCCACCCTCTGTGGGGACATGGTGCCACACCTGCACAGTGCCAGCCCACAGGCCCTCACCAACCAGGCCCCCAGCATCCAGGGGTCCATCCCCCAGGCCCTCGCCAGCCTAGTCTCCAGCCCACCTGGAGAGGCCAAAGACGGGGCCCTCTGTTGTTCAG AAGCAGCAGCCAGTGCAGTCAGTGAATGGTTACTACCAGCTGACTGGCGTAGTCTCTCATTTGGGAGGCTCCGCAAACTCCG GGCAAGAGAGCGGGAGGCCCCAGCACACAGGGCCTAA